The following DNA comes from Deinococcus sedimenti.
GCGTACCTGCACGAGTGGACCGACCTGGCCCCGCTGGACGCGCTGCGCGCCCTGCACACCGACGCGCTGCTGGCCGGGGAGATCTACCGCGCCCTCGGGTACGCCGACGGCATCCAGAACGCCGTCGAGGACCGCCGCGAATGGCGGGGCGCGCACCTGTGGCACCTGCGCCCCCTGCTGCGCGCCCTCACCAGCGGGTGACCGCCACCCTCCCGCCGCGCCCGCCCAGCGACCATGGCCGCCGGACCACCGCCTGCCCCATTCAGGAGTATTGAAGGGCACCTTCAATACTCCTGAACGAGCACCTGACGACACCAGCGGTTGGAAGTGGAATCGAAGGGCGTGGTGTTGGCCCCAGGGTGGAACTGGAAACCGCTGTCAGTTCAGCGGGGCGTGACAGTGCAGCTGCCCAGGCTGGTGCCGTTGTCCTTGCTGTCGCGGTGACTGCTGGCGTCGCCCTTCACGCTGCCCGTACTCAGGCCGCTCCTGTCGGCGCTGCACACCAGGAAGGTCTTGTCGGCGCGCTGCACGATCACCAGCAGTTCCTCGACATCGGCGCTGATCAGCAGGCTGCCCTTCTCGCTGCCGCGCGTGGCGCTACCCGCGAACCCCTCCTCCTCGTCCGGTTCGTCCAGGCTGACCGCGAAGGTCCCCACCCCGGGGAAGGCGACGTCCCAGCGCTGCCCAACCTTCAGACTCACGGGCCACTTCAGCGCCGCCGGGGTCGCGCCCGGCGTGGTGTCGCCCGCCGCGCCGGACGCGACCGTGCACGTTCCGGCGGCCACGCCCGGGTCCTTGCTGTTCTGGTAGGCCTTGGCGCTGCCGCGCAGCGTGCGGTCCACCATGCAGGTCAGGAAGGTCTTGTCGGGCCGCCCGACGATCAGCAGCAGGGAGTCGCCGTCCAGCGTGAACAGCGCGTCCCCCGTCTTGCCGCTCTGCGTGGCGGTGCCGGGGTAGTCGCCGTCACTGTCCTTCGCGCCCAGTTTCACGCTGTACGTGCCGCCCTGCGAGAACGTGACCGTCCACGCCTGCCCCGCCGCCAGCGCCGGAGGCCACGCGCCCGACTGGGGGGAGACCGTGGTGCCGGACGTGCTGGTGCCTGCCGTCCTGGCCTTCAGGCTGACCACGCAGTCCCCGGTGCGCGTTCCGTTGGACTCCAGGTTCGGGAAGGAGTACAGGCTGCCGGTCCAGTCGTTGCTGCTGGCCTTCACGCCGCCGGGTTCCACCACGCAGCTGCTGTACGCCTTGCCGTCCGGCGTCCACTCGACCCAGACCTCGTTGTCCTCCTGGTTGTAGTAGAAGAACGCCGTCTGGTCCTTGCTGCCGCTGCGCGCCCGGCCCTTCAGGCCGCCGTCATCGGTGACTTCCGTGAAATCGGTCGTCCAGGTGCCGGCCGCCGCGCCGCCCGTGACGCGCACCGTGCCGGTCACGCTGGCCCGCCCGGTCGCCAGCGCCGGGGGCCACACGCCGCCGCCCGCCCCGGCGCTGGTGTTCGCGGTGGGGGTCACGGCCGCGCCGCCACCCTTGCGGACCACGAAGCCCGTCACGTTCGGCGTGATCAGCCCCCACGCCAGCGCCAGGGGCCGCATGAACGACGTGCGGGAATTGTTGTTCCCCGCCACGCCCGCCGAGTGCACCCCGATCAGCGCGCCGTTCTCATCGAACACTCCGCCGCCCGAGTTGCCGGGCCCGGTCTGCGCGTCATGCTTCACCCACTGCCGCCCGCTGCTGCTCAGGTCCTCCCCGGTGAAGCCGCCCACCGACCCGCGCGAGAACGACAGGGTCATGCCGCCCGTGCCCTGAAAGCCGAACACGTAGATGTCGTCCCCGATGCTCAGGGTGTTCGAGTCCCCGACCTCCACGTAGGGCAGGTTCAGTTTCCCGACCGGTTTCTCGTTGCGGTCCTCCATGATCTGCACGATGGCCAGGTCCAGGTTCGGGTCGGCGGCGATGACCTTGCCCCAGTACGTGAATACCGGTTCCTTGTCCGCGAACTGCACGACGCGCACCTGAATCCACGGGGACAGCTGCCGGGTGTCCGCATCGCCCACCACGTGGTAGTTCGTGAGGATGAACCCCTGCGGGCTGATGATGCTGCCCGACCCGCGCGAGCCGTCCAGATCGCCGTTCGCATCGGTGGGCAGGAGCATGACGGTGGCCTGGATGATCCGCTCGCGCGTGGGTTTCGGCAGGGCCTGCGCGCCTGCTGTGGACAGCGCGGAGGTGCCCAGCATAGAGGCGGTCAGCAGGGCCGCGCCCGCCAGTCCCTTCAGGGTTCTCATAGGGTATTGAACCGCAGGTCAGGCGCTGCTGCCTAGCCCCCCGCAGCGGGCATCACGCGCCGGGCACCCCGGCCTCCGCGAAGGTCCGCATCTCCCGCAGAGTCGCCGCCGCGCCCAGCAGGATCGGCGCGGCCAGCACGCCACCCGTCCCCTCGCCCAGACGCAGGTTCAGGTGAAACATGGGCTTCAGGCCCAGGTGCGCCAGCTGCGCCGCGTGCCCCACCTCGGCGCACTCCCCGGCGGGGAACAGGAAGTCCCGCAGGTGCGGCGCCAGGGCCACGCCCACCAGTGCCGCGCTGCCCTCCACGAACCCGTCCAGGATCACCGCCCGGCGGCTCGCGGCGGCCTGCAGCATCATGCCCAGCATCGCCGCGATCTCGAAGCCCCCGAACTCGGCCAGTACCTCCAGCGGGTCGGTGGTCGGCGTGCGCTCCAGCCCCGCGCGGATCACGGCGACCTTGTGCGCCAGCCGCCCGTCGTCCACGCCGGTGCCGCGCCCCGTCACCCGCGCGGCGTCCAGGCCCAGCAGGCGCGCCG
Coding sequences within:
- a CDS encoding S1 family peptidase, which produces MRTLKGLAGAALLTASMLGTSALSTAGAQALPKPTRERIIQATVMLLPTDANGDLDGSRGSGSIISPQGFILTNYHVVGDADTRQLSPWIQVRVVQFADKEPVFTYWGKVIAADPNLDLAIVQIMEDRNEKPVGKLNLPYVEVGDSNTLSIGDDIYVFGFQGTGGMTLSFSRGSVGGFTGEDLSSSGRQWVKHDAQTGPGNSGGGVFDENGALIGVHSAGVAGNNNSRTSFMRPLALAWGLITPNVTGFVVRKGGGAAVTPTANTSAGAGGGVWPPALATGRASVTGTVRVTGGAAAGTWTTDFTEVTDDGGLKGRARSGSKDQTAFFYYNQEDNEVWVEWTPDGKAYSSCVVEPGGVKASSNDWTGSLYSFPNLESNGTRTGDCVVSLKARTAGTSTSGTTVSPQSGAWPPALAAGQAWTVTFSQGGTYSVKLGAKDSDGDYPGTATQSGKTGDALFTLDGDSLLLIVGRPDKTFLTCMVDRTLRGSAKAYQNSKDPGVAAGTCTVASGAAGDTTPGATPAALKWPVSLKVGQRWDVAFPGVGTFAVSLDEPDEEEGFAGSATRGSEKGSLLISADVEELLVIVQRADKTFLVCSADRSGLSTGSVKGDASSHRDSKDNGTSLGSCTVTPR